aaaaatattttttaaaattacaatcaaatacaTTCTTAATTTggattataatttaaaattaaatagtgtgTAATGatgttaagtattaaattatttattttttactattttattttttaataaatattaaaaattaaagaaaaattaacatattacttttaccattaaaaaaaaagtgttagggtttgtttgggaGTTATTATAAAATTAGAAGATTGTTTTGCTTGGGACTATATTGAAATGTTAGGTCTGAGTCGTGAACTTGTTGGGCACCGACCACCTCCTAAATAAGGGTTTAGGCCATTCAAGTAACCTGCCTCCTCCCTTGCCCAAAAAAGAGATCTATCATGAATTCCGACTTGAAGAGCCATCTTTcgtattatttcttatttaattgtacATTAAAAAGATGGGGATGAGAAACTTTAATTAGTTAaggaatataatttttataaatttttttctttttcttatgaaaaGTAGGCAGAGGTATGATTACTTCCCAGAAAGTTGGAAAGGAAATAAGGAAAAGATATAGTTCCTTTATAATTCaatccttatttaattaaatcttaaaaataaaaaatctgaaagtttcaaaatcaaataagatgACATCCAttattaacaaattattaaataaaatactaaaaataaaactaccataaattgaattttattaaaaaaacaataatataataattttacaaatgaaaataattattgtataaaaaaaatgatgaggatggtttaaaaaaaaaaacagtaaagAAAAAAGTAACTATAAAGagcaaataaattttataattttttttttggttttcaatttcctttaaatttaatacagaaaatgagaaattatgaaataaatgtTGGTaagtgttttcgaaaatagttttaaaaaataattttctattgacgttttgtaaaaatttaacttgtttttaatatttttaaatatgtcttaaaaataatattttttttgtcaaatgtgttttttttttttttctgaagaatagaaaattgttgcCACAAACCGTTGTAAAATATGTCCAAACATTCTAATGGTTGTTAACCAaactttcataaattttatgtgaaaataattatataaaaaaaaatttggatgcataaaataaaataaatataagtactaaaataatgatcatattcttatcttgattcataataataataacactttTGAAGTGAGATTAAGTTACTTTATGAATTGTATTATTAAGGTCTTCAATTCACTACTCTCATACAATGGATGAATCACTTGTGTAgtgtatgttgttaaaaaataaaacaaaaaaaatgacataagaATGAGAGTATGACTTAGGTTGTACATCTCTTAAGTCTCGTATCAAAAACTATATGAGAGTTATATAcattatttattacaaattaatgGATAAATGTGGGTTATGAACTTAAATGCATCTATATAATCGCATAAGttatacttttccattttccataaacataatgtacaaattaattttcataatgaTTAGATTACAAAAGATATAACACAcacattcatataaattaaatcttCTAACTTtccatttataatttgaattttccaTACATAACACTCTTGAATGTTCAATTCACTTACCTATCAATTAATACCCTTAAATAACATTTgcataaatataattatatatgacaatacattataggaaaaaaagcTAACAATGTTAAGTAACTTCGTTTATTAGTATATAATTTagaataatatatgaaaataatttattaattttttctaatttttgaagCACCCcatcataaattttaatggGGGATGGAATGTGTAACGTGAGAGCTTGGTATTATATCGTTCTCATCATCCGATCCACTTGGCAGATGGAGTGGTGTCTGTGaaatttgagagagagagacgtAACATAACCTTTTTATCATTTGGCAGGGAGGGGTGTCGATGTTAGAAAAATACAGAGTCAactaattttttctcattttcatctaCCGTTTTTCACGTAAACCATGTGGATTAGGGCTTAGGGGACCAAAATTGGAATCTGTTTTTCGATCAATGGGATGAAAGTTACCTGCAAGCCAGGGCACGACAGAGAAGCTCAGATGGGGAAATGCAATTGAGGTTGCCTGGAAGGGCCAACCAATTATGTGGTTTGAAATTTGTATCACGTGGAAATTGAGGAATTTCAGTTATAGAAAATAAGGGTGCGCTGCTGCCTCTCCCATGTGCCGTGGGGGCGGAGTGGTTCTCGACCATGGCGGGGTTCACTAGGATGGATTCTTGGAACCTTGGGCCATCTCCCCCTTCAACGCCAAGCAATCATTCCATCTTTCCTACTATTCTCTTCTCTCTCCACTTTGTTATCAGGGTCAAGACAAGATGTACGGTTACTTGGTAGCTTCAATTTTCAAACCCAAATCCGATTGAAATAGAAGTGTTTCATGtcagaaaatttttaaaaatgttttgcaCAAGGATTATACCGAATAGAAAGCAATTGATTTGGAATCATCCTATATCCAACAAAGAAAATTGGAAGGATTTTATGTAGAAATTTTTTACCCGATTTgctaactatttttaaaaattataataacatggagaataagaatttatttggacaacaattttaatatttctaaatatattttaaaaataatttttatatttataactttattttaaattattatatatatttgtataattattttttaaaataagaaaataactaaaacatTTTGTGTGAAAttctttttaagaatataaaacaaaaaaaaaaattttgattattaaaatctatattaacaatctattgaaaaaaatagaaaattattttttaaaataaatgtcaaACACCTTTTAGCTTTACAAATGTTAAATCcctatttcatcattttttattatatatgataataaaattatttattttgataattaaatttcttattgtttgattttaaataattaaaataataaaataagttatttctTGTCTATTTCTATTACAATGCCAAATAAgtagaaaaatggtttttatctcAATTCTCACCCGCAACAAAGAGGATGAAGAAATTGAAatccatttctttcattttaaatttgttccaAAATTTAACTTCTTTATGGAAAATCAATTTCTTAGTTTATATTTgatatcctttttattttcaatttttttaaaataaaaaataataataactttgaaatttttagaaaattatattaaaaatgtaatgaTTTCTAAAacccaatttaaaaaaattgaggaattaaattatttttatgaagttaaattttaaaagtgatttttaagaaccaacggtaaatttatatatatattttaaaatttttagcatttatatagaatttttttatttatttttctttaaaaatagaaagtatatgCAAATAATGCTTTAAAtcctcatatttatttttatctcttactatttaaaaatagaCTAAAAAGTTTACAATGTTTTTGGCTAATCTTGTAAGAGCATGTTTgacaaaactttaaaataaataatacttaatttattatttaattcttaatttaaatattaaggttatttgataaaattaattaaaaacatattttaaatcattaaattgacatatttattcttataaattataactataGTAAAAGAAGTTGAGTAAAGTTAGAGGTGGTAGAATAGCATAGAAGTAATTaggataaaaaagtaaaataaagatattaacttaagaaaaagttaattgattttacttattatttaaagttacttttgaatttaaattattaaatttattttatcaaaaacacttaatttacttaataacttaaattaaattgttaagttattttaagttattaatttggTTTATCAGACAGcttatttagaatatttttttgtttataattttttaaaaacaataatgatattataaaaagttaattaaatatgaaataagttATTGtacaagataaaataaaataaagtttatacaagaaatgatattttctttatttttatattaaaattctaGCCGTCGAATATGCTATCATGCTTAGAAAAAAGCTTTGAAGTTTTTAAACGGCAATCCAGCGTCAACGTTAAATACTTAAAACATTTATGGAATTCCGTTATGCAACTTTTCTTATCCCATGATATAGCGTACGGCTCACCGTgtaatttccatcatttttttctgGCTTCACAGTGGATaaaggaaagataaaaaaataaaaatcatggtGTCATTAATATGGTATGATATTTCCGAAATGAAAATAGAAGCAGTTGTGAGATAGAAAAAGAGGGGGGTAGAGAAGGGTTTGGTTAGTGACGATAAATAGAAGTCACTGTGCGTTTCCAAAGTAAAAGAAAGCTGGGTTACTGCCGTATTGGGAAGGCGGGGCAGAGTTGGTAGGGGCACGGGAGAAGGGAGTGGGGACCTCAcaagaagagagaaagaaagagaggggGGTAGGTGTGAGATTGACCGAACCACCTACGCGCACACACATACATACCATCCTCTCAAGACTCGTCCACtgccctctccctctccctctctatATCTTAATATAAAACCCCCAAACccccttttctttctctcagcTTGACGTTCCCTTGTTAGAGAACACCAAGCTACAAGCCCACAACCAACCCccctctcctctcctctcctctcctctcctctttttctttttcatttggtttttcCCCTAGTCATCAGAGATTCAGAATATGCAGGCTCTATCTCCATCTCCTAATCTCAAATCCTTAATCAGGACGAGGCCGCTCGTTCCCACTCACCGCGTCGCTCCACACCGACTCGTGGTTCAATGTGTTTACAAATCCGACTACTCTAACTTCTCCGGCGGCATCGGGTTCAGCCGAGCTGATTGGCAAAGCTCTTGCGCCATCTTAGCTAGCAAGGTTGTGTCGCAGCAGCAAGGCACCGAGAAGAGCGGCAACGCCGATCTGACCGCTGTTAATGGCCACAAGACACTAGATCTCGTCCCCATCGAGAATCTGCCCAAGCCGCTCACCATCACCGACCTCTCACCCGCTCCGATGCACGGCTCGGAGCTCCGTGTGGCTTACCAGGGTGTTCCCGGCGCGTACAGCGAGGCCGCCGCCGGAAAAGCGTATCCGAACTGCGAGGCGATACCGTGTGACCAATTCGAGGTGGCGTTTCAGGCTGTAGAGCTGTGGATCGCCGATCGAGCTGTGCTGCCGGTGGAGAACTCGCTCGGAGGCAGCATTCACCGGAATTATGACCTCCTGCTTCGTCACCGCCTCCACATCGTGGGCGAGGTCCAACTTCCGGTGCACCACTGCCTGTTAGCCTTACCGGGAGTGCGAAAAGAGTACCTGACTCGCGTGATAAGCCATCCTCAAGCCCTGGCCCAGTGCGAGCACACGCTCACCAAACTCGGCCTCAACGTCGCTCGCGAGGCCGTGGACGACACCGCCGGAGCCGCGGAGTACGTAGCGTTGAACAACCTCCGAGATACGGCGGCGATCGCGAGCGCCCGAGCGGCGGATCTGTACGGACTCCAGATATTGGCGGACGGCATCCAAGACGACTCGAGCAACGTGACTCGGTTCGTGATGCTTGCGCGCGAGCCAATCATCCCTCGCACCGACCGGCCATTCAAGACCAGCATCGTATTCGCACACGACAAGGGAACGTCCGTACTGTTCAAGGTTCTGTCAGCGTTCGCCTTCAGAAACATAAGCTTGACGAAGATCGAGAGCAGACCTCACCGAAACCGTCCGATCAGATTGGTGGACGACGCGAACGTGGGAACGGCAAAGCACTTCGAGTACATGTTCTACGTGGATTTCGAGGCATCCATGGCAGAAGTCAGAGCCCAGAACGCACTGGCGGAGGTTCAAGAGTTCACATCTTTCTTGAGGGTGTTGGGGAGCTATCCTATGGACATGACGCCTTGGTGCCCTTCTGGGGGAGATTAAGACTTCAGATTtaagttaaaagttaaaaaaaaaaaaaacacacttcTCTTGGTCTCTTGGTAGAGCCAGAGATTTGTTATTTGCGTAACCCACCCATCCATCCATCCGCCCCTACAAGAAAAGGCAAAAAGTCCATTTAAATtccctttttattattttcttttttggattttaaattcATCAAGGGATTTTAAACAACAAGCAACATTGTTGTTGGGTAAATATGTAGTTTGATTATCCAGCACATTTGTGGTTATTACTCTGTAACAATGTGAATACCATTCCCAGCCAATCTTTGTATGTGATGCTTGGGACATTgagcaaaagcaaaagcaacACCAACAAATAGAatgtctattttttatttatttattttaatttcaattttcatttaatacCTATTCCATTATTTCAATAGCCGTAGGCTTCTTTGTCGTAGTAAgacattttttcaaatcatgCTACTGTTGGTTTGCCATCATTTAACTCCTGTGTTGTAACAATAGATCTGAAATCCAATAATTGATTGTGTGATATGATATCACGTGCTTTAAGTTTTTAACGACGGAATCTAATTTGGTAGACATCTCCTTTTTTGTCGCTTCGTTCCCCCttggattttcaatttttctgtATGTTGCCCAGCGTCTTCTTCCTCCTTTCTCATAATAAATTCTATCCAATGCTGTTTAATAATTACTTTATCTTATTTAATTCTTGATTTGATTACATTATTGCATAATCACTTAGGGTTGAGAGATGGACGTGCAACTGTTGGGAGGGGCCAAGGCCAAGTTGCTTGGTGGCGTCTAGTGGCCACGTCGTCCTTTCCCCTAGAATGGTGAAGGACACCCATGACAACAAAGATCGGAGGCCCATATACGACCAAGTGTCATCTTCTCCTTTCATCTTCATTTATCCCAAATTTAActtgcttttcttttattatggtTAAATGAATTCCgggtaaaaatatataattcaataaaaatggaAACGAAACCTTTaacatgtgattttttttatataaatattattgttattcttACTATTATTGAGGAGTTAAACTTTAGGTtatgattgatttttagaaagtattaaTAGAAggggaaaaatattaaatttttttttatatttgatttaccatgaaaaatataaaaaaatttaaaattatttaaaggcttatatacttttaaattataaatttagagaaaaatatgaaaataatgaaaaaaaattaagatagtaATTCCCCATCTGtcaaatttttcttcttcatcgtGAAAAACACACAAAATGATCAAAGACATTGAATGAGATAAAGAAGTGTTGCAAGATTCATAACACATAAGGAGGTGTTTGGATAAGAGAATAGCTGGAAACCAAAGCATGTGGTGTTGCCATGATGAGCTCATTAATGGACATGGCAGCACAAATGTTGAAGACTATTGTAGCCCATGGTGTTAGAAAAGGAGTCCATAATTGAGCTTTTGGGTTGGTTTTCCCCATTTGCATTGCCTCATTTTCGATATTTATGATGACTTTATTGTTTGATGTAACTTAATCAAGTCGCAATTCAATGCCCCTGAGGCCTAAATATTCCTGGAATTTGATTGTTTGGGCCCCCTTTTggtaaataattttcttttgaattgtaTGACTAAAGCTTAAATTTAAAGCCTAGCATGAGAAGGAAATAATTAGGGTTAAATGCATTATCCTATTGCATTAAtaattgaaagtgttttttcaacACTGAACAAATCCAACTTTGGGAAAGGGTTTGGAGTTCGGGTGGAGGTTGATAgcaaaatcttttatttatttaaattttttaaaaacttaaattcttTGAAGTGAAGGAAGTAAATCAAGAGTAACTTAAACCTATTCCAaattgaagagagagagagagagagagagagaggagggggTTGGTGGGAAAATGAAATGGGTGGTAGGTGGGAGTGGGGATGTGGGTGTAAGTTAAAAAGTAGTTGAAAGCAAAAGCTactccaaattattttaatggttaGTAATAAATATGAGGGTCTCAGGCTCTCACCGCCACCCCCTAATGACGTCTGTCGGCCATTCCTAATTTTGCTTTCATActtgatttctctctttttcctttcctttacctACTTTCATGCATTAAAGCTCGTCACATGCGCGTCACTCCTCGTGCCTAACcccctccctctct
The sequence above is drawn from the Vitis riparia cultivar Riparia Gloire de Montpellier isolate 1030 chromosome 6, EGFV_Vit.rip_1.0, whole genome shotgun sequence genome and encodes:
- the LOC117916592 gene encoding arogenate dehydratase 3, chloroplastic-like, with the translated sequence MQALSPSPNLKSLIRTRPLVPTHRVAPHRLVVQCVYKSDYSNFSGGIGFSRADWQSSCAILASKVVSQQQGTEKSGNADLTAVNGHKTLDLVPIENLPKPLTITDLSPAPMHGSELRVAYQGVPGAYSEAAAGKAYPNCEAIPCDQFEVAFQAVELWIADRAVLPVENSLGGSIHRNYDLLLRHRLHIVGEVQLPVHHCLLALPGVRKEYLTRVISHPQALAQCEHTLTKLGLNVAREAVDDTAGAAEYVALNNLRDTAAIASARAADLYGLQILADGIQDDSSNVTRFVMLAREPIIPRTDRPFKTSIVFAHDKGTSVLFKVLSAFAFRNISLTKIESRPHRNRPIRLVDDANVGTAKHFEYMFYVDFEASMAEVRAQNALAEVQEFTSFLRVLGSYPMDMTPWCPSGGD